One Desulfobulbus oligotrophicus DNA segment encodes these proteins:
- a CDS encoding GNAT family N-acetyltransferase yields the protein MHIVIRPEQPADIERIRALTLNAFVNQAQSNHTEHRIIDRLRETHALAISLLAEVDGEIVGHIAFSEVDISDSSTGWYGLGPLSVLPAMQRKGIGRALVEAGLKELRKRGAQGCLLLGNPSFYRRFGFANNPDLLLAEFPQEHFLALSLTGENARGVVTYHPSFFNNC from the coding sequence ATGCATATTGTAATCAGACCAGAGCAGCCCGCTGATATCGAACGCATCAGGGCTCTTACCCTCAACGCGTTCGTTAACCAGGCGCAGAGCAACCATACGGAACACCGTATCATTGATCGGTTACGAGAGACCCACGCCCTTGCCATTTCACTGCTGGCCGAGGTTGACGGTGAAATCGTCGGACATATCGCCTTTTCAGAAGTGGATATTTCCGACAGCTCGACAGGCTGGTACGGGCTGGGCCCTCTGTCGGTTTTGCCTGCCATGCAGCGCAAAGGCATAGGCCGTGCTCTGGTGGAAGCAGGTTTGAAAGAGTTGCGCAAACGTGGAGCTCAGGGCTGTCTCCTGTTGGGCAATCCTTCTTTTTACCGGCGGTTCGGCTTTGCCAACAATCCCGACCTGCTGCTTGCCGAATTTCCCCAGGAACATTTTCTGGCCCTGTCGCTCACCGGAGAAAACGCACGGGGTGTCGTCACCTATCACCCCTCATTTTTTAATAACTGCTGA
- a CDS encoding sigma-70 family RNA polymerase sigma factor gives MNTLDSKKFACVLRAWQAHEKELLAFLLARTDTPHTAEDLLQEVFLKSMRQGQNFCTLQNPRAWLFKVARNALIDSARLAKPLAELPEHLEQEPADERDPVDELDACIARNLPELPAQDRHIIEACDLHNQTVRSYAQTNGLTVAAAKSRLLRARKRLRDRLICNCQVRFDEAGHVCCHVSRPPA, from the coding sequence ATGAACACGCTGGACAGTAAAAAATTTGCCTGTGTGCTGCGTGCCTGGCAGGCACACGAGAAAGAGCTGCTTGCCTTTTTACTTGCCCGCACCGACACTCCCCACACCGCTGAAGACCTTCTTCAGGAGGTTTTTTTAAAGTCCATGCGCCAAGGCCAAAACTTCTGTACGCTACAAAACCCTCGCGCCTGGCTGTTCAAGGTGGCCCGTAATGCCCTTATCGACTCGGCTCGGCTGGCCAAACCACTTGCCGAGCTGCCCGAACATCTGGAGCAGGAACCGGCTGATGAGCGCGACCCGGTGGACGAGCTTGATGCCTGTATTGCCCGTAACCTGCCCGAACTGCCTGCTCAAGATCGACACATTATCGAGGCCTGCGATCTGCACAATCAAACCGTGCGTTCCTACGCACAAACCAATGGCCTGACTGTGGCTGCTGCTAAATCTCGCCTGCTTCGTGCCAGAAAACGCCTGCGCGACCGTCTTATCTGCAACTGTCAGGTGCGCTTTGATGAAGCAGGCCACGTGTGTTGTCACGTTTCGCGTCCCCCTGCCTGA
- a CDS encoding (deoxy)nucleoside triphosphate pyrophosphohydrolase, with the protein MQNSTKENSTFNCLLDGEAYVIPIFIPMITVVAAIIRQDNTILLTRRKQGQWLAGYWEFPGSKLEDVETLQACLEREIHEELRLTVQAGDVVSTNIHTYDHATIRLVALETTIKEGSPVLTVHDDMAWVPVSRLLNYQLAPADIPVAQMLADR; encoded by the coding sequence ATGCAAAACTCAACAAAAGAAAACTCTACTTTCAACTGTCTACTTGACGGGGAAGCTTACGTTATCCCCATTTTCATACCAATGATCACCGTTGTTGCTGCCATTATCCGTCAAGATAACACAATCCTGCTGACCCGCCGTAAACAGGGTCAGTGGCTGGCAGGGTACTGGGAGTTTCCAGGTAGTAAGCTTGAAGACGTCGAGACCCTGCAGGCCTGTTTAGAACGCGAAATCCACGAAGAGCTTAGGCTGACCGTGCAGGCAGGTGATGTGGTGAGTACAAATATCCACACCTATGACCATGCCACCATTCGTCTTGTCGCCCTGGAAACCACCATCAAAGAAGGATCACCCGTCCTTACGGTGCATGATGATATGGCATGGGTGCCGGTGAGCCGGCTTCTCAACTATCAGCTTGCACCTGCTGATATACCGGTTGCACAGATGCTGGCCGACCGCTGA
- a CDS encoding permease: MPSSNNKTSTDCCSGISNANIGCCTQPIHPVPDTATPAARWNMYYCSALTLLAVLWGLAYTHIAPLSNHLIFDVFGFAQNSPTGLSLEFFIYDTVKILLLLAALIYVIAWLRTAMRVEKVREYLSGKRSVVGYFLGALLGAVTPFCSCSSIPLFLGFITARIPIGVSMSFLITSPIINEIAVVVLWGLLGWKFTLSYLVAGMLAGIIGGFVMDGFRAGRWLQPFVLARMESGPAPQLINYIGKLQKPTIRQRHDFAYNEMASIFKRVWKWVVIGVGLGAALHGFVPDNWFAHNLGTGQWWTVPASVLVAIPLYSNVTGIVPIMESLLTKGLPIGTTLAFCMSAVAASLPEIIMLRQIMQIKLQALFIGYLWVMFTLVGWLFNRIGHSLF, translated from the coding sequence ATGCCATCATCCAACAATAAAACATCCACTGACTGCTGTTCAGGAATCAGCAACGCCAATATCGGCTGCTGCACACAACCCATCCACCCTGTGCCGGACACTGCCACACCTGCTGCCCGGTGGAATATGTACTATTGCTCAGCTCTTACGCTGTTGGCCGTACTCTGGGGGCTGGCCTACACCCATATTGCACCGCTTTCAAACCACCTTATTTTTGACGTGTTCGGGTTTGCTCAAAACTCACCAACCGGGCTTTCACTGGAATTTTTTATATATGACACAGTGAAGATCCTCCTGTTGCTGGCAGCACTCATCTACGTGATTGCCTGGCTGCGGACAGCAATGCGGGTTGAAAAAGTGCGGGAGTACCTCAGCGGCAAGCGCAGTGTGGTGGGCTACTTTCTCGGTGCGCTATTGGGTGCGGTGACCCCGTTTTGTTCCTGCTCAAGCATTCCACTTTTTTTAGGCTTTATAACAGCGCGTATCCCCATTGGGGTCAGCATGTCCTTTCTCATCACCTCGCCCATCATCAACGAGATTGCCGTGGTTGTATTGTGGGGACTGCTTGGCTGGAAGTTTACCCTCAGTTATCTGGTTGCAGGTATGTTGGCGGGTATTATCGGCGGTTTTGTGATGGACGGCTTCAGGGCAGGCCGCTGGTTGCAGCCTTTTGTTCTTGCACGCATGGAGAGCGGGCCTGCACCGCAGTTGATCAACTATATCGGCAAGCTCCAAAAACCCACCATCCGTCAGCGGCACGACTTTGCCTACAACGAGATGGCATCTATTTTTAAACGGGTCTGGAAATGGGTTGTTATCGGTGTTGGCCTTGGCGCTGCCCTGCACGGCTTTGTACCGGACAACTGGTTTGCACACAACCTGGGAACTGGTCAATGGTGGACTGTACCGGCCTCTGTACTTGTTGCCATTCCGCTCTATTCCAATGTGACCGGAATTGTACCGATTATGGAAAGCCTGCTGACCAAAGGGTTACCCATAGGCACAACACTGGCATTCTGCATGAGCGCGGTGGCGGCCAGTCTGCCGGAGATAATCATGCTGCGTCAAATCATGCAGATAAAGTTGCAGGCACTGTTTATCGGTTATCTGTGGGTGATGTTTACCCTCGTTGGCTGGCTGTTCAACAGGATTGGTCACTCTCTTTTCTGA
- a CDS encoding TIGR04076 family protein codes for MNKCKITVLKKTFDKELAAEYGAKGLTPCPMLSEGQVFYADYACPDGFCNEAWKAIYQYVFALAHGAGADGGLFYFGDWIRKPGVAICSCNDGLRPVIFKIERTDQRSAIDYTPKN; via the coding sequence ATGAATAAATGCAAGATCACCGTCCTGAAGAAAACATTTGATAAGGAGCTGGCTGCTGAATACGGTGCCAAAGGACTGACACCGTGCCCGATGCTCTCGGAAGGACAGGTTTTTTATGCTGACTATGCCTGCCCCGACGGATTTTGCAATGAGGCATGGAAGGCCATTTACCAGTATGTTTTTGCGCTTGCCCACGGGGCCGGCGCTGATGGCGGTCTTTTTTACTTTGGTGACTGGATCCGAAAGCCCGGAGTAGCGATCTGCAGCTGTAACGACGGGCTACGACCGGTGATTTTCAAGATTGAACGAACCGATCAGCGATCAGCCATTGATTACACCCCTAAGAACTAA
- a CDS encoding deoxycytidylate deaminase, which yields MTGKRTDYLSWDEYFMAVALLSGHRSKDPNTQVGACVANSQNKIVGVGYNGFPWRCSDDELPWAREGAYLDTKYPYVCHAELNAVLNSISFDLRDCRLYVALFPCNECTKVIIQAGIREIIYLSDKYKDTDSVRAAKIMLDKSNTIYRQFFPSRQVVTLNFQVD from the coding sequence ATGACCGGTAAACGTACCGATTATCTGTCCTGGGACGAGTACTTCATGGCGGTTGCTCTTTTATCCGGCCATCGTTCCAAGGATCCGAACACCCAGGTCGGCGCCTGTGTGGCCAACAGTCAGAATAAGATTGTGGGCGTCGGATACAACGGTTTTCCGTGGCGCTGTTCAGATGACGAGTTGCCGTGGGCGCGCGAAGGCGCCTACCTGGATACAAAGTATCCCTACGTGTGTCATGCGGAGCTGAACGCGGTACTCAACTCAATCTCCTTTGATCTGCGCGACTGTCGGCTGTATGTGGCGCTCTTTCCATGTAATGAGTGCACCAAGGTCATTATCCAGGCCGGTATCCGTGAAATTATCTACCTGTCCGACAAGTATAAGGATACCGATTCGGTGAGGGCGGCTAAAATTATGCTTGATAAGTCCAACACCATCTACCGTCAGTTTTTTCCGAGCAGGCAGGTGGTCACTCTTAACTTCCAGGTTGACTGA
- a CDS encoding alpha/beta hydrolase: MPWADRLLLTAACKAVRFNRSVVLPGTASLYKTNRRVHGRLCIPEHFCKGVVLLVISTLLFIENTRVLAQQSTIQTPQLLLTLMDRPEITNVLFHPVQVARNTPPQGAVDIDVSVAEDVTIACRLYSADPTAPTIVFFHGNGEIIPDYDTIGPMYVRERLNFLVTEYRGYGWSTGMPLTSTLLPDSNTVFLSLRQWLSDHAYTGPLFVMGRSLGSACAIDVAVNHSELVDGLIIESGFAKTLPLAVVLGVDLAQLGISEEQTFNNSAKIATFTKPTYILHGQYDQLIQLWQAETLHAQCDAKQKELQVVPRADHNSIIAVAGPLYFQEIRKFIEKATGTAPDWRELRRQFKARQKQAAENHDR; the protein is encoded by the coding sequence ATGCCATGGGCGGACAGGCTGCTGTTGACAGCCGCCTGCAAAGCCGTTCGTTTTAATCGGAGCGTTGTCTTGCCCGGTACAGCATCACTGTACAAGACCAATCGTCGTGTACACGGCCGACTGTGCATACCCGAGCACTTTTGCAAAGGGGTGGTTCTGCTGGTCATATCGACCCTTTTGTTTATAGAGAACACGCGTGTTTTGGCCCAACAATCAACCATTCAAACTCCACAGTTACTGTTAACTCTTATGGATCGACCAGAAATAACCAATGTACTGTTTCACCCTGTTCAAGTTGCCAGAAACACGCCGCCGCAGGGTGCGGTTGATATCGATGTATCGGTGGCGGAAGATGTGACCATTGCCTGTCGATTGTACAGCGCTGACCCAACGGCACCCACCATTGTATTCTTTCATGGCAACGGCGAGATCATCCCGGATTACGATACCATCGGCCCCATGTATGTGCGTGAGCGGTTAAACTTTTTGGTTACCGAATATCGCGGCTACGGGTGGAGCACCGGCATGCCTTTGACCAGCACCCTGCTTCCGGACAGTAACACTGTTTTTCTGTCGCTGCGGCAATGGTTGAGCGACCATGCATACACCGGCCCGCTGTTTGTCATGGGGCGTTCTCTGGGCAGTGCCTGTGCCATTGATGTTGCAGTGAACCATAGCGAACTTGTTGACGGGCTGATTATAGAGTCCGGGTTTGCCAAAACCCTGCCCCTGGCCGTGGTGCTTGGTGTTGATCTGGCGCAGCTGGGCATCAGTGAAGAGCAGACCTTTAACAACAGTGCAAAAATTGCCACCTTTACAAAGCCGACCTATATTCTTCACGGCCAGTACGATCAGCTTATCCAGCTCTGGCAGGCCGAAACTCTGCACGCCCAGTGTGATGCCAAACAGAAGGAGCTGCAGGTTGTTCCCCGGGCAGATCATAACTCCATTATCGCTGTTGCCGGGCCGCTGTACTTTCAGGAGATCAGAAAGTTTATCGAAAAGGCAACCGGTACAGCCCCGGATTGGCGGGAGTTGCGTCGGCAGTTCAAGGCCAGACAGAAGCAGGCGGCAGAAAACCATGACCGGTAA
- a CDS encoding DEAD/DEAH box helicase, with translation MRFDELNLPDCLLQGIDRAGYVQCTPIQEQSLPLTLAGRDVAGRGQTGTGKTAAFLIALFNRLLARPEAAAQPRALILAPTRELAVQIEQDATLLGEACGFSMQAVYGGVDYNKQRETLRAGVDVIVGTPGRLIDYLKQKVCDLKTIEVLVIDEADRMFDLGFIADLRYILRQLPPFDQRQNLLFSATLNRRVMELAYEFMNEPVKVTVSDKHLTADNIEEVLYHVSSKEKFPLLLGLLRTDDMTRVMIFVNTKREGERLQALMIANNYPSRFLSGDVAQEKRLRIMRQFKDGRLSILIATDVASRGLHIDDVSHVINYDLPEDCEDYVHRIGRTARVGATGTAISLADEKGVLSLEAIEAYIGHPIPTVWAEDRLFVTDFKPAAQRSRNYKKNAGHRAGRPAKKRSARRR, from the coding sequence ATGCGATTTGACGAACTCAACCTTCCGGACTGTCTGCTGCAGGGGATTGACAGGGCCGGTTATGTGCAGTGTACCCCGATTCAGGAACAGTCGCTGCCGCTCACTCTGGCCGGCAGGGATGTTGCCGGTCGTGGTCAAACCGGCACCGGCAAGACCGCAGCTTTTCTCATCGCCCTGTTTAATCGGCTCCTCGCCAGGCCCGAAGCCGCTGCACAACCACGGGCCCTTATTCTGGCACCAACCAGGGAGCTTGCCGTTCAGATCGAGCAGGATGCCACCCTGCTCGGCGAAGCATGCGGCTTTTCCATGCAGGCTGTGTACGGTGGGGTTGACTACAACAAACAGCGTGAGACCTTGCGGGCCGGTGTGGATGTTATTGTCGGAACTCCGGGACGTTTAATCGATTACCTCAAGCAGAAGGTATGTGATCTCAAGACGATTGAAGTACTGGTGATCGATGAGGCTGACCGCATGTTTGATCTTGGTTTTATTGCTGATCTGCGCTACATCCTGCGGCAGTTGCCACCCTTTGATCAGCGACAGAACCTGTTGTTTTCCGCAACATTGAACCGGCGGGTCATGGAGCTGGCCTACGAGTTCATGAACGAGCCGGTCAAGGTGACGGTCAGTGATAAACATCTCACTGCCGACAATATTGAGGAGGTGCTGTATCACGTGTCCAGCAAGGAAAAGTTTCCCTTGCTGCTGGGACTGCTGCGCACGGACGACATGACACGCGTTATGATTTTTGTGAATACCAAACGTGAAGGTGAGCGTTTGCAGGCCCTGATGATCGCAAACAACTACCCCAGCCGGTTTCTGTCCGGTGATGTTGCCCAGGAAAAACGGCTGCGCATCATGCGTCAGTTCAAAGACGGCAGGCTTTCCATACTGATTGCCACAGATGTTGCCTCCAGAGGACTGCACATTGATGATGTTTCCCATGTAATCAACTACGACCTGCCCGAAGACTGTGAAGACTATGTTCACCGTATAGGCCGCACCGCCAGGGTCGGCGCCACCGGCACGGCAATCTCATTGGCAGATGAAAAAGGGGTACTGTCGCTTGAGGCGATTGAAGCCTATATCGGCCATCCCATTCCCACTGTCTGGGCGGAAGACCGCCTGTTTGTGACTGACTTCAAGCCTGCTGCCCAGAGATCCAGAAACTACAAAAAGAATGCCGGCCATCGTGCCGGCCGTCCGGCAAAAAAACGCAGCGCACGCCGACGATAA